A part of Gossypium hirsutum isolate 1008001.06 chromosome A07, Gossypium_hirsutum_v2.1, whole genome shotgun sequence genomic DNA contains:
- the LOC107953118 gene encoding dof zinc finger protein DOF2.1 — protein sequence MDPSRGLHQEMGNPLSESMVVNSKGQQQQERKARPQPEEALKCPRCESTNTKFCYYNNYSLSQPRYFCKSCRRYWTKGGNLRNVPVGGGCRKNKRSSSKRTQDHAFTPSANPLITPHHHPIPPLTYDIDTNDLTLAFATVQEQSTSGQQLGFDDHDGDLSIFGNPSFNGNALTSSFLGNHSNFQSYCYDNIGMGGATTGLNGETMLPYNNQEMIDSTMAMGQDSENRVLWGLPWQLIAADNNMVGLGDLDLVRDNWNGLLNTPLM from the exons ATGGATCCTTCCAGAGGACTACACCAG GAGATGGGGAACCCTTTGTCGGAAAGCATGGTGGTTAACTCAAAAGGACAGCAGCAGCAGGAAAGAAAAGCAAGGCCTCAACCAGAAGAAGCGCTAAAGTGCCCAAGATGTGAATCCACCAACACCAAGTTCTGCTATTACAACAACTACAGCCTTTCTCAGCCAAGGTATTTCTGCAAGTCATGCAGGAGGTATTGGACTAAAGGCGGCAATCTCAGGAATGTTCCCGTGGGCGGCGGCTGTAGGAAGAACAAGAGATCATCTTCAAAGAGGACCCAAGACCACGCTTTCACGCCCAGTGCCAACCCACTCATCACTCCCCACCACCACCCCATCCCACCTTTGACTTATGACATCGACACCAATGACCTCACCTTGGCCTTTGCTACCGTCCAGGAACAATCTACTAGTGGGCAGCAGTTAGGGTTTGATGATCATGATGGCGACCTTTCTATTTTTGGAAACCCTAGCTTTAATGGTAATGCACTCACAAGCAGCTTTCTCGGGAACCACAGCAATTTTCAGAGTTATTGCTATGACAACATTGGGATGGGGGGTGCAACCACGGGTCTCAATGGGGAAACCATGCTGCCTTACAATAATCAAGAAATGATTGATTCAACCATGGCAATGGGACAAGACAGTGAGAATAGAGTGTTATGGGGTTTGCCTTGGCAACTCATTGCAGCAGATAATAACATGGTGGGCTTGGGTGATCTTGATTTAGTAAGAGATAACTGGAATGGACTTCTTAATACCCCcctaatgtaa
- the LOC107931094 gene encoding peptidyl-tRNA hydrolase, chloroplastic-like isoform X2, which translates to MPRCRCPSPGRSLCLASRGSSSVSVIPVVFMMVDAIAKAKGISINTVNFKAQIGKGNVPVMLAKPQTFMNSSGESVGAIVSYYKIPLKQVLVIFVHP; encoded by the exons ATGCCCAGGTGTCGCTGCCCCAGCCCAGGCCGCAGTCTCTGCCTCGCAAGCCGTGGCTCATCGTCAGTCTCGGTAATCCCG GTGGTTTTTATGATGGTAGACGCTATAGCTAAGGCTAAAGGGATTTCTATTAACACAGTTAACTTTAAAGCTCAGATTGGAAAag GAAATGTTCCTGTCATGCTTGCCAAACCGCAAACGTTTATGAACTCAAGTGGTGAGTCT GTTGGGGCCATTGTATCATATTACAAGATTCCATTGAAGCAAGTTCTGGTG ATTTTTGTGCATCCTTGA
- the LOC107931094 gene encoding uncharacterized protein isoform X1, whose amino-acid sequence MPRCRCPSPGRSLCLASRGSSSVSVIPVVFMMVDAIAKAKGISINTVNFKAQIGKGNVPVMLAKPQTFMNSSGWGHCIILQDSIEASSGDFCASLIPTHRMKKFQI is encoded by the exons ATGCCCAGGTGTCGCTGCCCCAGCCCAGGCCGCAGTCTCTGCCTCGCAAGCCGTGGCTCATCGTCAGTCTCGGTAATCCCG GTGGTTTTTATGATGGTAGACGCTATAGCTAAGGCTAAAGGGATTTCTATTAACACAGTTAACTTTAAAGCTCAGATTGGAAAag GAAATGTTCCTGTCATGCTTGCCAAACCGCAAACGTTTATGAACTCAAGTG GTTGGGGCCATTGTATCATATTACAAGATTCCATTGAAGCAAGTTCTGGTG ATTTTTGTGCATCCTTGATCCCAACCCACCGCATGAAAAAGTTCCAGATTTGA